Proteins from one Gossypium raimondii isolate GPD5lz chromosome 8, ASM2569854v1, whole genome shotgun sequence genomic window:
- the LOC105793253 gene encoding ribosome-binding factor PSRP1, chloroplastic, which produces MATTLLASSQTSFHHPLSVSDSSFSSPSSSSSSVSMFTLTKPRILSLPSYKSSFFNPIGSYFKCIEMEPRKIRSSSLAVRMSWDGPLASVKLIIQGKNLELTDTVKQHVEEKVGKAVQKHSHLVREVDVRLSVRGGELGKGPRIRRCEVTLFTKKHGVVRAEEDAETVYGSIDLVSSILQRKLRKIKEKESDRGRHMKGFSRSKVREPVAVVVDDDAEAFPEQVVADDDVAAVPEQEDDSFIDEIVRTKYFEMPPLTVSEAVEQLENVDHDFYGFRNEETGEINILYKRKAGGYGLIIPKGNGKAENLNPLVVESGKEHSYVE; this is translated from the exons ATGGCGACGACTCTGTTAGCTTCCTCTCAAACAAGCTTCCACCACCCACTCTCTGTCTCTGACTCATCATTTTCAAGTCCttcatcctcttcttcatcGGTCTCTATGTTCACTCTCACAAAACCTCGAATCCTTTCATTACCTTCTTACAAATCCAGTTTCTTCAACCCAATTGGGAGCTATTTCAAGTGCATTGAGATGGAACCAAGAAAAATCAGGAGCTCTTCACTAGCGGTTCGAATGTCATGGGACGGTCCACTCGCTTCCGTCAAATTAATCATACAAGGCAAAAATCTCGAA TTAACAGATACAGTTAAGCAGCATGTTGAGGAGAAGGTTGGTAAGGCAGTTCAGAAGCATAGCCATCTGGTGAGAGAAGTTGATGTTAGGTTGTCTGTTCGTGGGGGAGAACTTGGGAAAGGTCCCAGGATTCGAAGATGTGAG GTGACTTTGTTTACAAAGAAGCATGGAGTAGTTCGAGCAGAAGAAGATGCTGAGACAGTATATGGGAGTATAGATTTGGTGTCCTCAATTCTACAAAGAAAGTTAAGGAAGATTAAGGAGAAAGAATCAGATCGTGGCCGCCACATGAAAGGCTTCAGTAGATCAAAAGTTAGAGAACCGGTGGCGGTAGTAGTAGATGATGATGCAGAGGCCTTTCCCGAGCAGGTAGTAGCAGATGATGACGTAGCAGCGGTTCCCGAACAGGAGGATGATAGCTTTATAGATGAG ATTGTTCGTACAAAATACTTTGAGATGCCACCACTGACTGTCTCTGAAGCAGTTGAGCAGCTGGAAAATGTTGATCATGACTTCTATGGTTTCCGCAATGAAGAAACTG GTgagattaatattttatacaaaaggAAAGCTGGAGGGTACGGACTCATTATACCTAAAGGAAATGGTAAAGCTGAGAATTTAAACCCGCTGGTGGTCGAATCTGGAAAAGAACACTCTTACGTGGAATAG